A stretch of the Clavibacter sp. B3I6 genome encodes the following:
- a CDS encoding phospho-sugar mutase: MSREETAALAAAARAWQAQDPDPVTRAEVDALLARVEGTGPGADREAAADDLRDRFQTRLQFGTAGLRGELGAGSNRMNRVLVSQAAAGFADYLRSRSPRPSIVIGYDGRHNSRVFAVDTARIMAGAGVRTVLLPRALPTPVLAFAVKHLAVSAGVMVTASHNPARDNGYKVYLGDEDHGSQIVSPADRDIAAFIHKAAGERTVQQLPVADDYETAPESVIDSYVEQTADLFAAPLSPLTWVYTPLHGVGWETAARVFDAVGVDRPVLVAEQVDPDPDFPTVAFPNPEEPGALDLAFQAAVASDAELIIANDPDADRLAVALADEHGAWRRLSGNEVGILLGLGIAERYAAEGKTGTFASSLVSSPALEVVARELGFGYRETLTGFKWISRAPDLIYGYEEALGYLVAPWLTSDKDGISAAVAVLHGVMLLKSRGQTIDDYDRAFAERFGSFASDQISVRVTDLAVIPRIMAKLRQAPPSSIGSRRVERMDDLAEGFGDLPPSDVLRFHLGDGARLIVRPSGTEPKVKVYLDAQSTEGTVAERRDAARAIVADLAQAVPALLEV; the protein is encoded by the coding sequence GTGAGCCGGGAGGAGACCGCGGCGCTCGCGGCCGCCGCGCGCGCCTGGCAGGCGCAGGACCCGGATCCCGTCACGCGCGCCGAGGTCGACGCCCTGCTCGCGCGCGTCGAGGGCACCGGTCCCGGCGCGGACCGCGAGGCCGCCGCGGACGACCTCCGCGACCGCTTCCAGACCCGCCTGCAGTTCGGCACCGCGGGCCTCCGGGGGGAGCTCGGCGCAGGCTCCAACCGCATGAACCGGGTGCTCGTGTCGCAGGCCGCGGCCGGGTTCGCCGACTACCTGCGCAGCCGCAGCCCCCGGCCGAGCATCGTCATCGGGTACGACGGGCGGCACAACTCCCGCGTCTTCGCGGTGGACACCGCGCGCATCATGGCGGGCGCCGGCGTCCGCACCGTGCTCCTCCCCCGCGCCCTGCCCACCCCCGTGCTCGCCTTCGCGGTGAAGCACCTCGCGGTGAGCGCCGGCGTCATGGTCACGGCCTCGCACAACCCCGCGCGCGACAACGGCTACAAGGTCTACCTCGGCGACGAGGACCACGGCTCGCAGATCGTCAGCCCCGCCGACCGCGACATCGCCGCCTTCATCCACAAGGCGGCCGGGGAGCGCACCGTGCAGCAGCTGCCCGTGGCGGACGACTACGAGACGGCGCCCGAGTCGGTGATCGACTCCTACGTGGAGCAGACGGCGGACCTCTTCGCGGCGCCGCTCTCCCCGCTCACCTGGGTCTACACGCCCCTGCACGGCGTGGGCTGGGAGACGGCGGCCCGCGTGTTCGACGCGGTCGGCGTCGACCGGCCGGTGCTCGTCGCCGAGCAGGTGGATCCCGACCCCGACTTCCCCACGGTCGCCTTCCCCAACCCGGAGGAGCCCGGCGCCCTGGACCTCGCGTTCCAGGCCGCCGTCGCCTCGGACGCGGAGCTGATCATCGCCAACGATCCCGACGCGGACCGCCTCGCGGTCGCCCTCGCGGACGAGCACGGCGCCTGGCGCCGCCTGTCGGGCAACGAGGTCGGCATCCTCCTCGGCCTCGGGATCGCCGAGCGCTACGCCGCCGAGGGCAAGACGGGGACGTTCGCCTCGAGCCTCGTCTCCTCCCCGGCGCTCGAGGTCGTGGCCCGCGAGCTCGGCTTCGGCTACCGCGAGACGCTCACGGGCTTCAAGTGGATCTCCCGCGCCCCCGACCTCATCTACGGCTACGAGGAGGCCCTGGGCTACCTCGTGGCGCCGTGGCTCACGAGCGACAAGGACGGCATCTCGGCGGCCGTGGCGGTGCTGCACGGCGTCATGCTGCTCAAGTCCCGCGGCCAGACCATCGACGACTACGACCGCGCGTTCGCCGAGCGGTTCGGCTCGTTCGCGAGCGACCAGATCTCGGTGCGCGTGACCGACCTCGCCGTCATCCCGCGCATCATGGCGAAGCTCCGCCAGGCGCCGCCCTCCTCGATCGGGTCGCGACGCGTGGAGCGCATGGACGACCTGGCCGAGGGCTTCGGCGACCTGCCGCCGAGCGACGTGCTGCGGTTCCACCTGGGCGACGGCGCGCGCCTCATCGTGCGGCCGAGCGGCACGGAGCCGAAGGTCAAGGTCTACCTCGACGCGCAGAGCACCGAGGGCACCGTCGCCGAGCGGCGGGACGCGGCGCGGGCCATCGTCGCCGACCTGGCGCAGGCGGTCCCGGCGCTGCTCGAGGTCTGA
- a CDS encoding adenosine deaminase produces MTRAPEDSTLPGGGSFRDLPKVSLHDHLDGGLRPGSIVEIADEIGLELPASGADALGEWFRTSADSGSLVDYLKTFDVTIAVMQTEEHLARVAREFVEDLAEDGVVYGEIRWAPEQHLTTGLALDAVVEAVQAGIEEGVRGVEEAGGSIRVGQLVSAMRHLDRGTEIAELAVRHRDRGVVGFDIAGPEAGFPPSRLQGAFDLLAREWMPRTIHAGEADGLESIRGALLDGRALRLGHGVRIAEDIEIDSEEGEDVFVTVGPLARWVKDRGVPLELSPSSNLQTGAIAAWGDAMRDHPFDLLYQLGFAVTVNPDNRLMSGTTISRELSLLTDAFAYDLDDHEAFQLNAAAAAFLPLEEREALADIISDGFARL; encoded by the coding sequence ATGACACGCGCTCCCGAGGACTCCACGCTGCCCGGCGGAGGGTCGTTCCGCGACCTCCCCAAGGTCTCCCTCCACGACCACCTCGACGGCGGGCTCCGCCCCGGCTCCATCGTCGAGATCGCGGACGAGATCGGCCTCGAGCTCCCCGCCTCGGGTGCGGACGCGCTCGGCGAGTGGTTCCGCACCAGCGCCGACTCGGGATCGCTCGTCGACTACCTGAAGACCTTCGACGTCACCATCGCCGTCATGCAGACCGAGGAGCACCTGGCGCGCGTCGCCCGGGAGTTCGTCGAGGACCTCGCGGAGGACGGCGTCGTCTACGGCGAGATCCGCTGGGCGCCCGAGCAGCACCTCACGACGGGCCTCGCGCTCGACGCGGTCGTCGAGGCCGTGCAGGCCGGCATCGAGGAGGGCGTGCGCGGCGTCGAGGAGGCGGGCGGATCCATCCGCGTCGGCCAGCTCGTCAGCGCCATGCGCCACCTCGACCGCGGCACCGAGATCGCCGAGCTGGCCGTCCGCCACCGCGACCGCGGCGTCGTCGGCTTCGACATCGCCGGGCCCGAGGCCGGCTTCCCGCCCTCCCGCCTGCAGGGTGCGTTCGACCTCCTGGCGCGCGAGTGGATGCCGCGCACCATCCACGCGGGCGAGGCCGACGGCCTCGAGTCCATCCGCGGCGCGCTGCTCGACGGCCGGGCGCTCCGCCTCGGACACGGCGTGCGCATCGCCGAGGACATCGAGATCGACAGCGAGGAGGGCGAGGACGTCTTCGTCACGGTCGGCCCGCTCGCCCGGTGGGTGAAGGACCGCGGCGTGCCGCTCGAGCTCAGCCCGTCGTCGAACCTGCAGACCGGCGCCATCGCGGCATGGGGCGACGCGATGCGCGACCACCCCTTCGACCTGCTCTACCAGCTCGGCTTCGCCGTCACGGTGAACCCCGACAACCGCCTCATGAGCGGCACCACCATCAGCCGGGAGCTGTCGCTGCTCACGGACGCGTTCGCCTACGACCTCGACGACCACGAGGCCTTCCAGCTGAACGCGGCCGCCGCGGCCTTCCTGCCGCTGGAGGAGCGCGAGGCGCTCGCCGACATCATCTCCGACGGGTTCGCCCGCCTGTAG
- a CDS encoding MerR family transcriptional regulator, which yields MRIAELADATGVAPATVKYYVREGLLPAGERISDNRTEYDDEHVRRVRLIRALIDVGRLPVARAREVLAVLDDDARQVQDVFAVAQDALTPGPPPTDPPAADALARVDAATAEAGWCVLDGHAGRAQAARAVDAFDRSGHRIDDDYLARYAEAAGIQADADLAAVRGRPDRTAMAELMVVGTVLGDQLAAGLRRIAQATVSMPAGPAATGGAR from the coding sequence ATGCGCATCGCCGAGCTCGCCGACGCCACCGGCGTCGCCCCCGCCACCGTCAAGTACTACGTCCGCGAGGGCCTCCTGCCCGCGGGCGAGCGCATCAGCGACAACCGCACGGAGTACGACGACGAGCACGTCCGGCGGGTCCGGCTGATCCGGGCGCTCATCGACGTCGGCCGGCTGCCCGTCGCCCGGGCCCGCGAGGTGCTCGCGGTGCTCGACGACGACGCGCGGCAGGTGCAGGACGTGTTCGCCGTCGCGCAGGACGCGCTGACGCCCGGGCCCCCGCCGACGGATCCGCCCGCCGCGGACGCGCTCGCCCGCGTGGACGCGGCGACGGCGGAGGCGGGCTGGTGCGTGCTCGACGGGCACGCCGGGCGTGCCCAGGCGGCACGGGCGGTGGACGCGTTCGACCGCTCGGGGCACCGGATCGACGACGACTACCTCGCCAGGTACGCGGAGGCGGCGGGGATCCAGGCGGACGCCGACCTCGCCGCGGTGCGCGGTCGACCGGACCGCACCGCGATGGCCGAGCTGATGGTGGTGGGCACGGTCCTCGGCGACCAGCTGGCCGCGGGGCTACGGCGCATCGCGCAGGCCACCGTCTCGATGCCGGCCGGTCCCGCCGCCACGGGCGGTGCCCGGTGA
- a CDS encoding PTS sugar transporter subunit IIB, protein MKVVAICGVGIGTSGILKVNAERALARLGIDADVTAADLASVASLGEDAQVILTSPELVDRIGATYADVVVVENYFDLEEISAKLDAALG, encoded by the coding sequence ATGAAGGTCGTCGCCATCTGCGGCGTGGGGATCGGCACGTCCGGCATCCTCAAGGTCAACGCGGAGCGGGCGCTCGCGCGTCTGGGGATCGACGCCGACGTCACGGCGGCCGACCTCGCGAGCGTCGCGTCCCTCGGCGAGGACGCGCAGGTCATCCTCACGTCGCCCGAGCTCGTCGACCGCATCGGCGCCACGTACGCCGACGTCGTCGTGGTCGAGAACTACTTCGACCTCGAGGAGATCTCGGCCAAGCTCGACGCCGCGCTCGGCTGA
- a CDS encoding purine-nucleoside phosphorylase codes for MTYSNPLESPDADPREIARQAARQIAELTGVERHDIALTLGSGWGRAADLIGETTATIPATEVVGFSKPALEGHVGSLRSVLLPSGRRALVIGARTHYYEGHGVRRVVHSVRTAAATGATTMILTNGAGGITEHWTPGTPVLISDHINLTADSPLEGATFVDLTDLYSARLRAIAHDVEPDLDEGVYCQFRGPHYETPAEVRMARAIGGDIVGMSTALEAIAAREAGMEVLGMSLITNLAAGIQQTPLSHEEVIEAGRAAEGRIGGMLARIVGAL; via the coding sequence ATGACCTACAGCAACCCCCTCGAGTCGCCCGACGCCGATCCGCGGGAGATCGCACGGCAGGCGGCCCGGCAGATCGCCGAGCTGACGGGCGTCGAGCGCCACGACATCGCCCTCACGCTCGGCAGCGGATGGGGCCGCGCGGCGGACCTCATCGGCGAGACCACCGCGACCATCCCGGCCACCGAGGTCGTCGGCTTCTCGAAGCCCGCGCTCGAGGGCCACGTCGGCTCGCTGCGGAGCGTCCTGCTGCCCTCCGGCCGCCGCGCCCTCGTCATCGGCGCGCGCACCCACTACTACGAGGGCCACGGCGTCCGCCGGGTCGTGCACAGCGTGCGGACCGCGGCCGCGACCGGGGCGACGACGATGATCCTCACCAACGGCGCGGGCGGGATCACGGAGCACTGGACGCCGGGGACGCCCGTCCTCATCAGCGACCACATCAACCTCACCGCGGACTCGCCGCTCGAGGGCGCGACCTTCGTCGACCTCACCGACCTCTACTCCGCGCGGCTCCGCGCCATCGCCCACGACGTCGAGCCCGACCTCGACGAGGGCGTCTACTGCCAGTTCCGCGGGCCGCACTACGAGACCCCGGCGGAGGTGCGGATGGCGCGGGCCATCGGCGGCGACATCGTCGGCATGTCGACCGCGCTCGAGGCCATCGCGGCGCGCGAGGCCGGCATGGAGGTGCTCGGCATGTCGCTCATCACGAACCTGGCCGCCGGGATCCAGCAGACGCCCCTCAGCCACGAGGAGGTCATCGAGGCCGGTCGCGCCGCCGAGGGCCGCATCGGCGGCATGCTCGCCCGCATCGTGGGCGCCCTGTGA
- a CDS encoding PTS sugar transporter subunit IIA, producing the protein MLPPLPDDAVTLGAEAADWRAAVRLAGDALVRSGAATADYAEAMIRVVEEFGAYVVIAPGLALAHARPGPETLADGLAVVTLREPVAFGHAHNDPVDVIVGLAVTTVDRHVSSVADMANIFNDATAIPRLRAATTVDEVRRIMAGEESA; encoded by the coding sequence GTGCTCCCACCGCTCCCGGACGACGCCGTCACGCTCGGCGCCGAGGCCGCCGACTGGCGCGCGGCGGTGCGCCTCGCCGGCGACGCGCTCGTCCGGTCGGGGGCCGCGACGGCCGACTACGCGGAGGCCATGATCCGCGTCGTCGAGGAGTTCGGCGCGTACGTGGTCATCGCCCCGGGGCTCGCGCTCGCGCACGCCCGCCCGGGGCCGGAGACGCTCGCGGACGGCCTCGCGGTGGTCACGCTGCGGGAGCCCGTCGCCTTCGGGCACGCGCACAACGACCCGGTCGACGTCATCGTCGGCCTCGCGGTCACCACGGTCGACCGGCACGTCTCGTCGGTCGCCGACATGGCCAACATCTTCAACGACGCCACCGCGATCCCGCGGCTGCGCGCCGCCACCACCGTCGACGAGGTCCGGCGCATCATGGCCGGCGAGGAGAGCGCATGA